A single region of the candidate division TA06 bacterium genome encodes:
- the ispG gene encoding flavodoxin-dependent (E)-4-hydroxy-3-methylbut-2-enyl-diphosphate synthase — MSKNINDPTSPRAKTKTVKIGGFYIGGENPVSIQSMTNTDTADPKATLAQIKKLENAGCQIVRLAVPDQAAARALKLIRQGTKMPLVADIHFDHRLALMALEAGVDKLRINPGNIGSQDKIKQVVRAAAQRGVPIRIGVNAGSLEKDILARHGRLTALGLVESALRHVRILEDLGFTDIVISLKGSEVPMTIEAYRIMSRRSKYPLHLGITEAGTAYAGAIRSAVGIGSLLAQGIGDTVRVSLSGDPVKEVEAARIILQSLDLGSFGPVVLACPTCGRAKIDVERIASQVEKRIRNIKAPLKIAVMGCAVNGPGEARQADIGIAGGHRGRGLLFKKGKAVEMVDEKMMVVRLLAEINKMSQK; from the coding sequence ATGAGCAAAAATATTAATGATCCAACAAGCCCAAGGGCCAAAACCAAAACGGTCAAGATAGGCGGTTTTTATATCGGCGGAGAAAATCCCGTATCCATCCAGTCCATGACCAATACCGATACCGCCGATCCCAAAGCCACCCTGGCTCAGATAAAAAAACTCGAGAATGCCGGCTGTCAGATAGTCCGCCTGGCCGTGCCCGATCAGGCGGCGGCCCGGGCCCTGAAACTGATTCGGCAGGGGACCAAAATGCCGCTGGTGGCCGATATCCATTTTGACCATCGTTTGGCTTTAATGGCCCTGGAGGCCGGGGTCGACAAACTGCGGATAAATCCCGGCAATATCGGCTCCCAAGACAAGATAAAGCAGGTGGTTCGGGCCGCCGCCCAAAGAGGCGTTCCCATCAGGATCGGGGTCAATGCCGGGTCGCTGGAGAAGGACATTCTGGCCAGGCATGGCCGCCTCACCGCCTTAGGTCTGGTAGAAAGCGCATTGAGGCACGTCAGGATCCTGGAAGACCTGGGTTTTACCGATATCGTGATCTCGCTCAAAGGCTCGGAGGTGCCAATGACTATCGAGGCTTATCGTATAATGTCCCGAAGATCAAAATATCCCCTACACCTGGGGATCACCGAGGCCGGCACGGCCTATGCCGGGGCCATCCGTTCGGCAGTGGGCATCGGGTCGCTTCTGGCCCAGGGCATCGGGGACACCGTCAGGGTCTCGCTTTCCGGCGACCCGGTGAAGGAAGTGGAGGCGGCCCGGATCATTCTGCAGTCTTTGGACCTGGGAAGTTTCGGGCCGGTGGTGCTGGCCTGCCCCACCTGCGGACGGGCCAAGATCGACGTGGAACGGATCGCCAGCCAGGTGGAAAAAAGGATAAGGAACATCAAAGCTCCTTTAAAAATAGCGGTGATGGGCTGCGCCGTGAATGGGCCGGGCGAAGCCCGCCAGGCCGACATCGGCATCGCAGGCGGTCACCGGGGCCGGGGACTGCTGTTCAAAAAGGGGAAGGCAGTGGAGATGGTCGATGAAAAAATGATGGTGGTAAGATTGCTGGCTGAGATCAATAAAATGTCCCAAAAATAA
- a CDS encoding tetratricopeptide repeat protein: protein MRKQWLSLAALIVALAGMSFMLMGCDAVLSGALVHMQQNDYPGAIKVLNDGIAQNPANGQYYALLANCYVNTRQFKEAGPAYEMAIKNWPDKKDSLTKARDDDWKRLIGSAQKNIQQMFAVAQESVKAYSDNALKYLNQAVDFAPDKADNYALFGSYYSLNGNAEESKKMFEKALKMDPTNVKLYSVIGKNAAQVGNLDKAVIYYKKYVDLKKDDFEGYLELGKIYLQKKMYREAADVLIKAADLKKDDFLSFYFLGNAYLQMGKYQEAIQSFTAASVIDPNNKNAWYNLGQAYYSAKDYPKAAENFDKVVKIDDKDLEAWVFVGYLSEKVKDYQKALEAYKTLVTLKPESVEYWGSLAQVYRKIGRKAEAEEAAQKAKALEKK, encoded by the coding sequence ATGAGGAAACAGTGGTTATCCCTGGCCGCCTTAATTGTGGCGTTAGCGGGTATGAGCTTCATGCTGATGGGCTGCGATGCCGTTCTCAGCGGGGCTTTGGTTCACATGCAGCAAAATGATTATCCCGGCGCCATCAAAGTGCTTAATGACGGCATTGCTCAAAATCCAGCCAATGGGCAGTACTATGCCTTGCTGGCCAATTGTTATGTCAACACCCGGCAGTTCAAAGAAGCCGGCCCGGCTTACGAAATGGCTATTAAAAATTGGCCCGACAAAAAAGATTCCCTGACCAAGGCCCGGGATGACGATTGGAAGAGGCTGATCGGAAGTGCTCAGAAAAATATCCAGCAGATGTTTGCCGTGGCCCAGGAATCAGTCAAGGCCTATTCGGACAACGCCCTGAAATACCTGAATCAGGCGGTGGATTTTGCTCCCGACAAGGCCGATAATTACGCTCTCTTTGGTTCTTACTACAGCCTCAATGGTAACGCCGAGGAATCCAAGAAGATGTTTGAAAAGGCCCTCAAAATGGACCCCACCAATGTCAAGCTGTATTCTGTCATAGGAAAAAACGCTGCTCAGGTCGGCAATCTGGACAAAGCCGTCATTTATTACAAAAAATATGTGGACTTGAAGAAGGACGACTTTGAGGGATATCTGGAACTGGGAAAAATCTACCTTCAGAAAAAGATGTACCGCGAGGCTGCCGATGTCCTGATCAAAGCCGCCGACTTAAAAAAGGACGATTTTTTAAGTTTCTATTTTCTGGGCAACGCCTACCTGCAGATGGGCAAATACCAAGAGGCCATCCAGTCATTTACTGCGGCCTCGGTGATCGACCCCAACAACAAGAACGCCTGGTATAACCTGGGCCAGGCATATTATAGCGCAAAGGATTATCCGAAAGCTGCCGAAAATTTTGACAAAGTGGTGAAGATTGACGATAAAGACCTGGAGGCCTGGGTGTTCGTGGGGTACCTGTCCGAAAAGGTAAAGGATTATCAGAAAGCCCTGGAGGCCTATAAAACGCTGGTGACTCTGAAACCCGAATCGGTCGAATACTGGGGAAGCCTGGCCCAGGTTTACCGCAAGATAGGCCGCAAGGCCGAGGCAGAGGAGGCCGCCCAAAAGGCCAAAGCCCTGGAAAAGAAATAG